A single region of the Plantactinospora soyae genome encodes:
- a CDS encoding pirin family protein, with amino-acid sequence MSTAEPMPGQTLRPGTAAAVAEPTNVLLPGHDVPLGRYTTVRRLLPQRQLRTVGAWCFVDHFGPDNVANRPGMGIGPHPHTGLQTVTWLVHGEIRHLDSLGSDQLIRPGQLNVMTSGHGIAHSEYSPPDHPPTLHGLQLWVALPDAARSDPPGFAHHPDLPVLAEPNHSVTVLVGEFGGVRSPAVVHSPLLGAQLWLPDGGEARLPLEAGFEHGVLVMSGAAEVADVVLSPGSLLYLGIGRRELTVRAAGPTRLMLLGGEPFDESLVMWWNFVGRSHEEITEARADWMAGGARFGRVRGDDADPLPAPEMPTTRLKSRDRHGRTVG; translated from the coding sequence GTGAGTACTGCGGAGCCGATGCCGGGACAGACCCTGCGACCGGGTACGGCGGCGGCGGTCGCCGAGCCGACCAACGTGCTGCTGCCGGGCCACGACGTACCGCTGGGCCGGTACACCACGGTGCGTCGCCTGCTGCCGCAGCGACAGCTCCGTACCGTCGGCGCCTGGTGTTTCGTCGACCACTTCGGTCCGGACAACGTCGCCAACCGTCCCGGAATGGGCATCGGTCCTCATCCACACACCGGACTACAGACCGTCACCTGGCTGGTGCACGGCGAGATCCGGCACCTGGACAGTCTCGGTAGCGACCAGCTCATCCGGCCCGGTCAGCTCAACGTGATGACGTCCGGGCACGGGATCGCGCACTCGGAGTACTCGCCACCCGACCATCCGCCCACTCTGCACGGGTTGCAGCTCTGGGTGGCGCTGCCCGACGCCGCCCGTTCGGACCCGCCGGGCTTCGCCCACCACCCGGACCTGCCGGTGCTGGCCGAGCCGAACCACTCGGTGACCGTACTGGTCGGGGAGTTCGGTGGGGTCCGGTCCCCGGCGGTGGTGCACTCGCCGCTGCTCGGCGCGCAGCTCTGGCTACCGGACGGCGGCGAGGCCCGGCTGCCGCTGGAAGCCGGATTCGAGCACGGGGTGCTGGTGATGTCCGGAGCCGCCGAGGTCGCCGACGTCGTGCTGAGCCCGGGCTCGCTGCTCTACCTCGGGATCGGCCGTCGGGAGCTGACGGTCCGGGCCGCCGGTCCGACCCGGCTGATGCTGCTCGGCGGCGAGCCGTTCGACGAGTCGCTGGTGATGTGGTGGAACTTCGTCGGACGGTCGCACGAGGAGATCACCGAGGCGCGGGCGGACTGGATGGCCGGCGGTGCCCGGTTCGGCCGGGTGCGGGGCGACGACGCGGATCCGCTGCCGGCGCCGGAGATGCCGACGACCCGGCTGAAGAGTCGCGATCGGCACGGCCGCACCGTCGGCTGA